From the Arthrobacter sp. PM3 genome, one window contains:
- a CDS encoding MraY family glycosyltransferase — MIMYLLMMLTAAIVSYTATWGARLAGNKLELYSPIRSRDMHSTPISRLGGLGIFAGVLVALVLAGNSFFVKDIFRNNTAPWGILAGAALIVIVGVADDLLDLRWWIKLIGQSAAALVVAIWGVRMTVIPFIPEPLVIQNEAVSILLTAGLIVTTMNAFNFIDGLDGLAAGVAIIGGAAFFLTAYWVHRTAVLLDRSDLATLLTAVVVGSCVGFLPHNWFPSKIFMGDSGAMLIGLLMASAGVVSTGQISSGLYDRANGIPTVIPILLPFAVLFLPLLDLCLAVVRRTALGRSPWSADRGHLHHKLLDIGYSHRGAVVLMYLWTCILAFGGLAFAIFPWHIVLAVDLAAAAIMALVTAWPYLRQRGPRHMAGTTEKPARQAE; from the coding sequence GTGATCATGTACCTGCTCATGATGCTGACGGCAGCCATCGTGAGCTACACGGCCACCTGGGGTGCCCGGCTGGCGGGCAACAAGCTGGAGCTGTATTCCCCCATCCGCAGCCGCGACATGCATTCGACCCCGATCTCCCGGCTCGGCGGACTCGGCATCTTCGCAGGAGTCCTGGTGGCCCTGGTCCTGGCCGGCAATTCGTTCTTCGTCAAGGACATCTTCCGCAACAACACCGCACCGTGGGGAATCCTCGCCGGGGCCGCGCTGATCGTGATCGTCGGCGTCGCGGACGACCTGTTGGACCTGCGCTGGTGGATCAAGCTGATCGGCCAGAGTGCGGCGGCACTGGTCGTGGCCATCTGGGGCGTCCGGATGACGGTCATCCCGTTCATCCCGGAACCGCTCGTGATCCAGAACGAGGCCGTGAGCATCCTTCTGACGGCCGGACTGATCGTGACCACCATGAACGCCTTCAACTTCATCGACGGACTGGACGGGCTCGCGGCGGGGGTGGCGATCATCGGGGGCGCGGCGTTCTTCCTGACTGCCTACTGGGTCCACCGGACGGCGGTGCTGCTGGACCGCTCGGACCTCGCCACGCTCCTGACCGCCGTCGTGGTGGGCAGCTGCGTCGGCTTCCTGCCGCACAACTGGTTCCCTTCGAAAATCTTCATGGGGGACTCCGGGGCTATGCTGATCGGCCTGCTGATGGCATCGGCCGGCGTCGTCTCCACCGGTCAGATCAGCTCCGGGCTCTACGACCGCGCCAACGGCATTCCCACCGTCATCCCGATCCTGCTGCCGTTCGCGGTGCTGTTCCTGCCGCTGCTGGACCTCTGCCTGGCCGTGGTGCGGCGGACCGCGCTGGGCCGGTCGCCGTGGTCCGCGGACCGGGGACACCTGCACCACAAACTGCTGGACATTGGGTATTCGCACCGCGGCGCCGTGGTGCTGATGTACCTGTGGACCTGCATCCTCGCCTTCGGCGGCCTGGCGTTCGCGATCTTCCCGTGGCACATTGTCCTCGCCGTCGATCTCGCCGCCGCGGCCATCATGGCCTTGGTGACCGCCTGGCCGTACCTGCGGCAGCGCGGGCCGCGGCACATGGCCGGAACGACGGAAAAACCTGCCCGACAGGCCGAATAG
- a CDS encoding glycosyltransferase yields MTPSVAVAAVTFDRPRELAVLLDAINGQSTPVHSICLVDSGTVPAKDVAAGHANVDYVRSEANLGGAGGFSLAVLKAVASGADWIWMMDDDAEPADPECLATLLREAQARDLEAVVPLVVAPGHPDRLSFFFRLGGKVTHERAEVEKLGFLPGDGHFFNGALIRSDVFFKVGLPDMRLFIRGDEVDFTLRLRKAGIRFGTVTTAAITHPHAFSETKHVFGARWHVIVPDSAFKRYFYYRNRGYMIRRHFRVKSFVADVGGYLGYFLRSGDFRGLAGWFRAFSAGLRGKGFGPLEDQKF; encoded by the coding sequence ATGACCCCCTCGGTTGCAGTCGCCGCCGTGACGTTTGACCGCCCCAGGGAACTGGCGGTCCTGCTGGATGCCATCAACGGCCAGAGCACCCCGGTCCACTCAATTTGCCTCGTTGACAGCGGCACGGTGCCCGCAAAAGACGTCGCCGCCGGGCACGCGAATGTGGACTACGTCCGGTCCGAGGCGAACCTCGGCGGAGCCGGCGGCTTTTCCCTGGCGGTCCTCAAGGCGGTGGCGAGCGGGGCGGACTGGATCTGGATGATGGATGACGACGCCGAGCCGGCCGACCCGGAATGCCTCGCCACGCTGCTCCGCGAGGCGCAAGCGCGGGACCTGGAAGCTGTGGTCCCGCTGGTGGTCGCCCCCGGCCACCCGGACCGGCTGTCCTTCTTCTTCCGGCTGGGCGGCAAGGTCACCCACGAGCGCGCCGAGGTCGAGAAGCTCGGCTTCCTGCCCGGCGACGGGCACTTCTTCAACGGCGCCCTGATCCGGTCCGACGTCTTTTTCAAGGTGGGGCTGCCGGACATGCGCCTGTTCATCCGCGGCGACGAAGTGGACTTCACGCTGCGGCTCCGGAAGGCCGGAATCCGCTTCGGCACCGTCACCACGGCCGCCATCACCCACCCGCACGCGTTCTCCGAGACCAAGCACGTTTTCGGCGCACGGTGGCACGTGATCGTTCCGGACTCCGCGTTCAAACGCTACTTCTACTACCGGAACCGCGGCTACATGATCCGCCGGCACTTCCGGGTCAAGTCCTTTGTCGCGGATGTCGGCGGCTACCTCGGCTACTTCCTGCGCAGCGGCGACTTCCGCGGCCTGGCCGGCTGGTTCCGCGCCTTTTCCGCCGGGCTCCGCGGCAAGGGCTTCGGCCCGCTGGAGGACCAGAAGTTCTAG
- a CDS encoding DNA polymerase IV translates to MLHVDLDQFIAAVEVLRRPELAGRPVIVGGRGDPTERAVVSTASYEARAFGVGSGMPLRVAARKVPDAVILPVDQEAYLAASDTVMATLRAQPGATVQVLGWDEAFMGIETEDPEAYARRVQAAVLERTQLHCSVGIGDTLVRAKVATGFGKPAGVFRLTSANWLDVMGPRPTRDLWGVGTKVSARLAKLGITTVAGLAASDPRDLVPEFGPGMGPWYAELGRGDGASVVDDTPWVARGHSRETTFQRDLTDPAQVDDAVRELTARVLEDVAAEGRPVVGLTLKVRYAPFFTTTHARKIPETVDRDEILARALDLAAGIEAGRPIRLLGLRAEMTMPGDARKGHTPTRGGW, encoded by the coding sequence GTGTTGCATGTCGATCTCGACCAGTTCATCGCGGCCGTCGAAGTGCTCCGGCGGCCCGAGCTTGCGGGCAGGCCGGTCATTGTCGGCGGCCGGGGCGACCCCACGGAACGGGCCGTGGTGTCGACAGCATCCTACGAAGCCAGGGCGTTCGGGGTCGGTTCCGGCATGCCCTTGCGCGTGGCCGCCCGGAAAGTGCCCGACGCCGTGATCCTGCCCGTCGACCAGGAGGCTTACCTCGCGGCGTCCGACACGGTGATGGCCACCCTCCGCGCGCAGCCCGGCGCCACTGTGCAGGTGCTGGGATGGGATGAAGCCTTCATGGGGATTGAGACGGAGGACCCGGAGGCCTACGCGCGGCGGGTGCAGGCAGCTGTCCTGGAACGGACACAGCTGCATTGCAGCGTGGGGATCGGCGACACCCTGGTCCGGGCCAAGGTGGCCACAGGTTTCGGAAAGCCGGCGGGCGTCTTTCGCCTCACGTCCGCGAACTGGCTCGACGTCATGGGACCCCGGCCGACAAGGGACCTGTGGGGCGTCGGGACCAAAGTGTCGGCCCGGCTGGCCAAGCTCGGCATCACAACCGTCGCCGGGCTCGCCGCGTCCGACCCCCGGGACCTGGTCCCGGAGTTCGGCCCCGGGATGGGCCCCTGGTACGCGGAGCTCGGCCGCGGGGACGGCGCGAGCGTGGTGGACGACACCCCCTGGGTCGCCCGCGGGCACAGCAGGGAGACCACGTTCCAGCGCGACCTCACCGATCCGGCCCAGGTGGACGACGCCGTGAGGGAACTGACAGCGCGTGTCCTGGAGGATGTTGCCGCCGAAGGTCGGCCCGTGGTCGGGCTGACCCTCAAAGTCCGGTACGCGCCGTTTTTCACCACGACACACGCGAGGAAGATCCCCGAGACCGTCGACCGCGACGAGATCCTCGCCCGCGCCCTGGACCTCGCTGCCGGGATCGAAGCGGGCCGCCCGATCCGGCTCCTGGGCCTGCGGGCCGAAATGACCATGCCCGGCGACGCCCGCAAAGGACACACGCCAACGCGCGGCGGTTGGTGA
- a CDS encoding WecB/TagA/CpsF family glycosyltransferase, producing MTLERQSVPFLDVDATPLTVSELTAVLSTFVAEGRTRIVVGHNLHSVTLLHSDPAFRSFYEHSDVVLLDGAPVLWLWAKTAEEGDGRGPVMDYRLGSTDWIPALGNVEGLERIAVIGAGAVANAGAVAKLREIVPGARIDGMAGEGWNKDVEETAVEWLTRLRPQLVLLGLGMPLQEQVLARRLGTLPPAVYCAVGGAIEQIAGVQKLAPRWIGRLGLEWAWRLLLHPQRVAYRVFGEPWVLLGLLLRRRLRRQPAGS from the coding sequence ATGACGCTGGAGCGCCAGTCCGTCCCGTTCCTCGACGTCGACGCGACCCCACTGACGGTGTCCGAGCTGACCGCGGTGCTCAGCACCTTCGTGGCCGAGGGCCGGACCCGGATCGTGGTGGGGCACAACCTGCACAGCGTGACGCTGCTGCACTCGGACCCGGCCTTCCGGTCCTTCTACGAGCACAGCGACGTGGTGCTGCTCGACGGCGCCCCGGTCCTGTGGCTCTGGGCCAAAACGGCTGAAGAAGGCGACGGCCGCGGCCCGGTCATGGACTACCGGCTGGGGTCGACGGACTGGATCCCGGCGCTGGGCAACGTCGAGGGGCTGGAACGGATTGCCGTGATCGGCGCCGGTGCCGTGGCCAACGCGGGCGCCGTGGCCAAACTGAGGGAGATCGTCCCGGGGGCGCGCATCGACGGCATGGCCGGCGAAGGCTGGAACAAGGACGTCGAAGAGACCGCCGTTGAGTGGCTGACCCGGCTGCGCCCGCAGCTCGTGCTCCTGGGCCTTGGCATGCCGTTGCAGGAACAGGTCCTCGCCCGCCGGCTCGGCACTCTGCCTCCGGCCGTCTACTGCGCCGTCGGCGGCGCCATCGAACAGATTGCCGGCGTCCAGAAACTGGCACCGCGCTGGATCGGCCGGCTCGGGCTCGAGTGGGCCTGGCGGCTCCTGCTGCACCCGCAGCGGGTGGCCTACCGGGTGTTCGGCGAGCCGTGGGTGCTCCTGGGCCTGCTGCTGCGCCGGCGTCTGCGCCGCCAGCCCGCCGGGTCCTAG
- a CDS encoding L-threonylcarbamoyladenylate synthase has product MTTSYDCTAAEQRAAGLEHAQRAIRENKCVVFPTDTVYGIAADAFSPLGVTLLLASKGRSRKMPPPVLIPRLNALDGLATDVPAEARRLAETFWPGGLTLILHAQPSLDWDLGETKGTVALRIPADEIAQDLLTLTGPLAVSSANRTGHAAAQTAADAEAQLAESVEVYLEGGPRPADGAEALASTIIDATALPLRVVRQGAISLERLRAVVPGLVDIDGNAPEPEAETAPGPESGSA; this is encoded by the coding sequence GTGACGACTAGCTACGATTGCACGGCGGCTGAGCAGCGCGCCGCAGGACTCGAACACGCCCAGCGGGCCATCCGCGAGAACAAGTGCGTGGTCTTCCCCACGGACACCGTCTACGGCATTGCCGCCGACGCTTTTTCTCCCCTCGGCGTGACGCTGCTCCTGGCGTCCAAGGGCCGCAGCCGGAAGATGCCCCCGCCCGTGCTGATCCCCAGGCTCAACGCGCTTGACGGCCTGGCCACGGACGTCCCGGCCGAGGCACGCCGGCTGGCCGAAACGTTCTGGCCGGGCGGCCTCACCCTGATCCTGCACGCGCAGCCGTCACTGGACTGGGACCTCGGCGAGACCAAGGGGACCGTGGCGCTGCGGATCCCGGCCGACGAGATCGCCCAGGACCTGCTGACCCTCACCGGGCCGCTGGCTGTCTCGTCCGCGAACCGTACCGGGCACGCGGCCGCGCAGACCGCAGCCGACGCCGAGGCCCAGCTGGCTGAGTCCGTGGAGGTCTACCTCGAGGGCGGGCCCAGGCCTGCCGACGGTGCCGAGGCCTTGGCCTCGACCATCATCGACGCGACTGCACTGCCGCTGCGTGTGGTCCGCCAGGGTGCTATCAGCCTCGAACGGCTGCGCGCTGTGGTTCCCGGCCTGGTGGACATCGACGGCAACGCCCCCGAGCCTGAAGCTGAGACCGCACCGGGCCCGGAGTCCGGCTCCGCATGA
- the prmC gene encoding peptide chain release factor N(5)-glutamine methyltransferase: MTAGNGPGLAQAVREAAAVLAEAGVPSPRVDAELLAAHLLGVGPGRLRAMMLGDVPAPEGYGDLVAERAQRIPLQHITGVAHFRHLELAVGPGVFVPRPETESVVQLVIDRLNDAALPGGTAHPKVADLGTGSGAIAGSIAHEVPGAEVYAVEYSEFAHAWAAKNLAPLGVHLVRGDLRDALPEHNGTFDVVVSNPPYIPAEAIPNEPEVALHDPPEALYGGGADGMELPTAAAASAARLLRPGGYFVMEHAEVQSDWIAAMMTRTGLWSDVTTHRDLNGRDRATSAVLTPPN; encoded by the coding sequence ATGACAGCAGGCAACGGCCCGGGCCTGGCGCAGGCCGTCCGCGAGGCGGCCGCCGTCCTGGCCGAGGCCGGGGTCCCGAGCCCCCGCGTCGACGCCGAGCTCCTGGCCGCGCACCTGCTGGGCGTCGGGCCCGGCCGGCTGCGGGCCATGATGCTCGGCGACGTGCCGGCACCGGAAGGCTACGGCGACCTCGTCGCTGAACGGGCGCAGCGGATCCCGCTGCAGCACATCACGGGTGTGGCGCATTTCCGCCACCTCGAACTGGCGGTCGGCCCCGGCGTTTTCGTTCCGCGGCCGGAGACCGAATCCGTGGTCCAGCTGGTAATCGACCGGCTCAACGATGCTGCGCTGCCCGGCGGCACGGCGCACCCCAAGGTCGCGGACCTGGGTACCGGGTCCGGCGCGATCGCGGGGTCGATCGCGCATGAGGTTCCCGGCGCCGAGGTGTACGCAGTGGAATACAGCGAATTCGCGCATGCCTGGGCGGCGAAAAACCTGGCTCCGCTGGGGGTCCACCTTGTCCGTGGCGATCTGCGCGATGCGCTGCCCGAACACAACGGCACCTTCGACGTCGTGGTCTCCAACCCGCCGTACATTCCGGCCGAGGCGATCCCGAACGAACCGGAAGTGGCGCTGCACGACCCGCCCGAGGCGCTTTACGGAGGGGGAGCGGACGGCATGGAACTACCGACGGCGGCGGCTGCCTCGGCGGCCCGGCTGCTGCGGCCCGGCGGCTACTTCGTGATGGAACACGCCGAAGTGCAGTCGGACTGGATCGCCGCCATGATGACCCGCACCGGGCTGTGGTCCGATGTCACCACCCACCGGGACCTCAACGGCAGGGACCGTGCCACCAGCGCCGTGCTGACGCCGCCGAACTAA
- the prfA gene encoding peptide chain release factor 1, protein MFESVQGLLDEHDSIQAQLGDPAVYADQKLARKLGRRSAQLNGIVEAYHRWEGLRDDLAAAKEMADEDPEFAAEVPELEASLEAAAAKLRRLLIPRDPDDARNVILEVKGGEGGDEAALFAADLLRMYSRYAESRGWKTEIISATESDLGGYKDVQMAVKGSSNDPAEGVYARLKFEGGVHRVQRVPVTESQGRIHTSAAGVLVLPEVDEPEELEINQNDLKIDVYRSSGPGGQSVNTTDSAVRITHLPTGIVVAMQNEKSQLQNREAGMRVLRARILAHQQELIDAENSAQRKSQIRTMDRSERIRTYNYPENRIADHRTGYKAYNLDQVMNGDLEPVIQSAIELDEQSRLDALGE, encoded by the coding sequence ATGTTTGAGTCCGTACAGGGACTGTTGGATGAGCATGATTCCATCCAGGCCCAGCTGGGCGATCCTGCTGTCTATGCTGACCAGAAGCTGGCGCGGAAGCTGGGGCGGCGGTCTGCGCAGTTGAACGGCATCGTCGAGGCGTACCACCGTTGGGAAGGCCTTCGCGATGACCTGGCCGCGGCCAAGGAAATGGCGGACGAGGACCCCGAATTCGCCGCGGAAGTACCTGAACTGGAGGCTTCGCTGGAGGCGGCCGCGGCCAAGCTGCGCCGGCTGCTCATCCCGCGGGACCCGGACGACGCCCGCAACGTGATCCTTGAGGTCAAGGGCGGCGAAGGCGGCGACGAGGCTGCGCTGTTCGCCGCGGACCTCCTGCGGATGTACAGCCGCTACGCGGAATCCCGTGGCTGGAAGACCGAGATCATCTCGGCGACCGAATCGGACCTGGGCGGCTACAAAGACGTCCAGATGGCCGTCAAGGGCAGCTCGAACGACCCCGCCGAGGGCGTGTACGCCCGGCTCAAGTTCGAAGGCGGGGTCCACCGCGTGCAGCGCGTGCCGGTCACTGAATCCCAGGGCCGCATCCACACCTCGGCCGCCGGCGTGCTGGTGCTGCCCGAGGTGGACGAGCCCGAGGAACTCGAGATCAACCAGAATGACCTCAAGATCGACGTCTACCGATCCTCGGGCCCCGGCGGCCAGTCCGTCAACACCACCGACTCGGCGGTCCGCATCACCCACCTTCCCACCGGCATCGTCGTGGCCATGCAGAACGAGAAATCGCAGCTGCAGAACCGTGAAGCCGGCATGCGCGTGCTCCGCGCCCGCATCCTGGCCCACCAGCAGGAACTGATCGACGCCGAGAACTCGGCCCAGCGAAAGTCGCAGATCCGCACCATGGACCGCTCCGAGCGCATCCGCACCTACAACTACCCGGAAAACCGGATCGCGGACCACCGCACCGGGTACAAGGCCTACAACCTGGACCAGGTCATGAACGGCGATCTCGAACCGGTGATCCAGTCGGCCATCGAACTGGACGAACAGTCCCGGCTCGACGCCCTCGGCGAGTAA
- the rho gene encoding transcription termination factor Rho encodes MTETTELSPAVDTSSAAESTAAPAKSSGLAGLKLAQLQALASQLGISGGSRMRKGDLVTAISAHRAGTPVSKAPARAADKATDNGTVSRAAAPAAAPAEAQESAPQEAAAPESPRARRGRSRRAGSDGVVTTAAAEAPAAAPAEAPAVSAETAAESRPAEAGTGASATEGSDRTRQPRTRNRRRGEAAAQAAEAGQNAGEAQTEQPAAEQRTEQREQREQRTEQREQGSEDGQRRDTTRTRENTRDTTRDSDDSDGGSRRNRRNRRDRNDRGQQDNRDNSSRNDRFRDRNDRRRGRAQGPDVDDVEVTEDDVLLPVAGILDVLENYAFIRTSGYLPGPNDVYVSLAQVKKYNLRKGDAVVGAIRAPREGEDRSQQSARQKFNALVRVTSVNGKTPEELKDRVEFAKLVPLYPSERLRLETDPKKIGPRVIDLVAPIGKGQRGLIVSPPKAGKTLILQSIANAITTNNPEVHLMMVLVDERPEEVTDMQRTVKGEVIASTFDRPADDHTTVAELSIERAKRLVEMGMDVVVLLDSMTRLGRAYNLAAPASGRILSGGVDSAALYPPKRFFGAARNIENGGSLTILATALVETGSKMDEVIFEEFKGTGNMELRLSRQLADKRIFPAVDVNASGTRREENLLSAEEVKIMWKLRRVLSGLETQQSLELLTNKIRETQSNVEFLMQVQKTTLGAKSDNDK; translated from the coding sequence GTGACCGAAACCACTGAGCTGTCTCCGGCTGTGGACACATCTTCTGCTGCCGAATCAACGGCAGCACCCGCCAAGAGCAGCGGCCTTGCAGGCCTCAAGCTCGCCCAGCTCCAGGCCCTCGCCAGCCAGCTGGGGATCTCGGGCGGTTCGCGCATGCGCAAGGGTGATCTGGTTACGGCCATTTCCGCCCACCGTGCTGGCACTCCGGTCAGCAAGGCTCCGGCCCGCGCTGCCGACAAGGCGACCGACAACGGGACCGTTTCCCGGGCAGCCGCCCCCGCCGCCGCGCCCGCCGAAGCCCAGGAAAGCGCGCCCCAGGAAGCCGCGGCTCCGGAAAGCCCCCGGGCCCGCCGCGGACGCAGCCGCCGCGCAGGCAGCGACGGCGTCGTCACGACGGCCGCCGCAGAGGCACCCGCCGCCGCTCCGGCCGAGGCCCCGGCGGTCTCCGCCGAAACCGCCGCTGAAAGCCGCCCTGCCGAAGCCGGCACCGGCGCTTCCGCGACCGAAGGCAGTGACCGCACGCGGCAGCCGCGCACCCGCAACCGCCGCCGCGGCGAGGCCGCAGCGCAGGCCGCCGAGGCCGGCCAGAATGCCGGGGAGGCCCAGACCGAACAGCCCGCAGCTGAACAGCGCACTGAACAGCGGGAACAGCGCGAACAGCGCACTGAACAGCGCGAGCAGGGCAGCGAGGACGGCCAGCGCCGCGACACCACGCGCACCCGGGAGAACACCCGCGACACCACCCGCGACAGTGACGATTCTGACGGCGGAAGCCGCCGGAACCGCCGCAACCGCCGCGACCGCAACGACCGCGGCCAGCAGGACAACCGCGACAACTCCTCCCGCAACGACCGCTTCCGCGACCGCAACGACCGCCGGCGCGGACGTGCGCAGGGACCGGACGTCGACGACGTTGAGGTCACCGAGGACGACGTCCTCCTGCCGGTCGCCGGTATCCTCGACGTCCTCGAGAACTACGCGTTCATCCGCACGTCGGGCTACCTGCCGGGCCCGAACGACGTCTACGTCTCGCTCGCCCAGGTGAAGAAGTACAACCTGCGCAAGGGCGACGCCGTCGTTGGTGCCATCCGTGCCCCGCGCGAAGGCGAGGACCGCAGCCAGCAGTCCGCCCGCCAGAAGTTCAACGCCCTGGTCCGCGTCACCTCGGTCAACGGCAAGACCCCCGAGGAACTCAAGGACCGCGTCGAATTCGCGAAGCTCGTCCCGCTGTACCCGTCCGAGCGCCTGCGCCTCGAGACCGACCCCAAGAAGATCGGCCCGCGCGTCATCGACCTCGTCGCCCCGATCGGCAAGGGCCAGCGCGGCCTGATCGTTTCGCCGCCGAAGGCCGGCAAGACGCTCATCCTGCAGTCCATCGCTAACGCCATCACCACCAACAACCCTGAGGTCCACCTCATGATGGTGCTCGTTGACGAACGTCCCGAAGAAGTCACGGACATGCAGCGCACCGTCAAGGGTGAGGTCATCGCCTCCACCTTCGACCGTCCGGCCGACGACCACACCACCGTGGCCGAACTCTCGATCGAGCGCGCCAAGCGCCTTGTCGAGATGGGCATGGACGTCGTGGTGCTCCTGGATTCCATGACCCGCCTGGGCCGTGCATACAACCTGGCGGCCCCGGCCTCCGGACGCATCCTCTCCGGCGGTGTGGACTCCGCGGCGCTGTACCCGCCGAAGCGCTTCTTCGGTGCGGCCCGCAACATCGAAAACGGCGGCTCACTGACCATCCTGGCCACCGCGCTCGTCGAGACCGGCTCCAAGATGGACGAGGTCATCTTCGAAGAGTTCAAGGGCACCGGCAACATGGAACTGCGCCTGTCCCGCCAGCTGGCTGACAAGCGCATCTTCCCGGCCGTGGACGTCAACGCGTCCGGTACACGCCGTGAGGAAAACCTGCTCTCCGCCGAGGAAGTCAAGATCATGTGGAAGCTGCGCCGTGTCCTGTCCGGGCTCGAAACGCAGCAGAGCCTGGAGCTGCTGACCAACAAGATCCGGGAGACCCAGAGCAACGTCGAGTTCCTCATGCAGGTGCAGAAGACGACGCTTGGTGCGAAGTCCGATAACGACAAGTAG
- the thrB gene encoding homoserine kinase, with product METTLTVPAESAAGSPAVPAGQVVTVRVPATSANLGPGYDSLGLALTLHDTLTVETLTSGELEFELSGEGAESLPRDATHLVVKALTEALHRLGYRHEGLRITADNVNPHGRGLGSSASAVVAAVSAANALVPAESRRGREWILQLTSEMEGHPDNVAPAIFGGLALSWQDSDQYSSTCATVAPSVIPVVAVPDYELSTEAARALLPASVGHHAAAMNSGRAALLIHALTANPEFLLAGTEDYLHQSYRAEAMRPSAGLIAALRRAGHAAVVSGAGPTVLVLANGEAEAAGIVDFIGTYTAANTPEVGWRVLKLAVDVEGAKVEVHRR from the coding sequence TTGGAAACCACGCTCACCGTCCCGGCCGAATCAGCTGCCGGCTCGCCGGCCGTTCCGGCGGGCCAGGTGGTCACCGTGCGCGTCCCGGCTACGAGCGCCAACCTGGGCCCCGGGTATGACAGCCTCGGCCTCGCGCTCACTCTCCACGACACGCTCACCGTGGAAACCCTGACCAGCGGCGAACTTGAATTCGAGCTCAGCGGCGAGGGGGCGGAGTCGCTGCCCCGCGACGCGACGCACCTGGTGGTCAAGGCCCTCACCGAGGCGCTGCACCGCCTCGGCTACCGGCACGAAGGCCTGCGGATCACGGCGGACAACGTCAACCCGCACGGACGCGGCCTGGGGTCCTCGGCCTCGGCCGTCGTGGCAGCCGTCAGCGCCGCGAACGCGCTGGTCCCGGCGGAATCCCGGCGCGGACGGGAGTGGATCCTGCAGCTGACGAGCGAAATGGAAGGCCACCCGGACAACGTCGCTCCCGCGATTTTCGGCGGTCTGGCGCTGTCGTGGCAGGACAGTGACCAGTACAGCAGCACGTGCGCGACCGTGGCCCCCTCAGTGATCCCGGTGGTCGCCGTTCCGGACTACGAGCTCTCCACGGAAGCGGCCCGGGCGCTGCTGCCGGCGTCGGTGGGGCACCATGCCGCGGCCATGAACTCCGGCCGCGCCGCCCTGCTGATCCACGCGCTGACCGCCAACCCCGAGTTCCTTCTGGCCGGCACCGAGGACTACCTGCACCAGAGCTACCGTGCCGAGGCCATGCGGCCCAGCGCCGGGCTGATCGCCGCGCTGCGGCGGGCCGGGCACGCCGCCGTCGTTTCCGGAGCCGGCCCCACCGTGCTGGTCCTGGCCAACGGGGAAGCGGAAGCCGCCGGGATTGTGGACTTCATCGGCACCTACACGGCGGCCAACACGCCGGAAGTGGGCTGGCGTGTGCTGAAGCTGGCCGTGGACGTCGAAGGTGCTAAAGTGGAAGTGCACCGGCGGTAA
- the thrC gene encoding threonine synthase, translating to MAHQWRGVIREYADRLPVTEATKVITLGEGGTPLVHARHLSELTGSTVYLKVEGMNPTGSFKDRGMTMAMTAAVAAGAKAVVCASTGNTSASAAAYATAAGLQCAVLVPEGKISMGKLSQAIAHGATLLQVDGNFDDCLDIARKLGESYPVFLVNSVNPARIEGQKTGAFEVVDFLGDAPDFHVLPVGNAGNISAYWKGYKEYASAYESPAAGTLPAVATKTPVMWGFQAAGAAPFVAGHPITEPDTIATAIRIGNPASWDTAVAARDESGGVIEAVTDEEILSAHRWLSSREGVFVEPGSAAGVAGLIKKHAAGQVPAGKTIVITVTGHGLKDPQWALRTEDGSDVQPVKVSNDVVTVAAALGLEEK from the coding sequence GTGGCTCACCAATGGCGCGGTGTCATCCGCGAATACGCTGATCGTCTTCCTGTCACGGAAGCCACTAAGGTCATTACCCTGGGCGAGGGCGGCACCCCGCTCGTGCACGCCCGCCACCTCTCCGAGCTGACCGGCAGCACCGTCTACCTCAAGGTCGAGGGCATGAACCCGACCGGCTCGTTCAAGGACCGCGGCATGACCATGGCCATGACGGCAGCGGTGGCCGCCGGCGCCAAAGCCGTGGTCTGCGCGTCCACCGGCAACACCTCCGCCTCGGCGGCCGCCTACGCCACGGCGGCCGGGCTGCAGTGCGCCGTGCTGGTCCCGGAGGGCAAGATCTCGATGGGCAAACTCAGCCAGGCGATCGCCCACGGCGCCACCTTGCTGCAGGTCGATGGCAACTTCGACGACTGCCTCGACATCGCCCGCAAGCTCGGGGAGTCCTACCCGGTGTTCCTGGTCAACTCGGTCAACCCCGCCCGCATCGAGGGCCAGAAGACCGGCGCGTTCGAGGTGGTCGACTTCCTCGGCGACGCCCCCGACTTCCACGTGCTGCCGGTCGGCAACGCCGGCAACATCAGCGCCTACTGGAAGGGCTACAAGGAATACGCCTCGGCGTATGAGTCGCCCGCCGCAGGCACGCTGCCCGCCGTGGCCACGAAGACGCCCGTCATGTGGGGCTTCCAGGCCGCCGGCGCCGCCCCGTTCGTGGCCGGCCACCCCATCACCGAGCCGGACACCATCGCCACCGCCATCCGGATCGGCAACCCCGCCTCCTGGGATACCGCCGTGGCGGCCCGGGACGAATCCGGCGGCGTGATCGAGGCCGTCACGGACGAGGAAATCCTCTCCGCGCACCGCTGGCTTTCCTCCCGGGAAGGCGTCTTCGTGGAGCCGGGCTCCGCCGCCGGCGTCGCGGGCCTGATCAAGAAGCACGCGGCCGGGCAGGTGCCCGCCGGCAAGACGATCGTGATCACCGTGACCGGTCACGGCCTCAAGGACCCGCAGTGGGCCCTGCGCACCGAGGACGGCAGCGACGTGCAGCCGGTCAAGGTCTCCAACGACGTCGTCACCGTCGCCGCGGCCCTGGGACTGGAAGAAAAATAG